The Desulfobacterales bacterium genomic interval GTTTACCAGGAACAGCAGGAGCTCCTTGCCAAAGCCATCCGGGCTGAAGGCATCGCAGAAGCCAGCGGGATCAGGGAAATGAACAACGCCCTGGCAGGGGCGGGCGGTGAGGCGATTGTGAAACTGAGAATCGCCGAGGCGATTCAGGGAAAGCGTATCATTTTGCTGCCGGTCTCGGAGGGTGGGATGAATTTAAAGACCACCGACATCAACCGGTTGATCGAAACATTGGGCGTTAAATCGCTTTCCGGCGGGAAATGACGGCGGCAGCAAGGTGAACAGCCGAAGACTCATGGAAAGGAAATATGATGATGCCAAAGGCCTTGGAATCCAAGAATATCGAACAATTACTGGCTGAGGCTGATGAACTCATTCAACAGATTAATTCCGATGCCATCAAAGACATGGAGGAAGAGCGTCGGCTGGAGTTTGAAAGACACGCTCAGGAACTGAAAAGAATCAAAGCCGAGGTTCAGAGCAGGATTGAGCAGAAAGAAGCATCGGAAATAGGCTCCGGCGCTGCGGGTATGCACGAGGCGATCCAGGATATTGTGAAGGCCATGCAGAACTTGAAAAACTATTTTTAATGATTTGCGTTAAACATCATATGGAGGGCAATGTGTCGTACTCAAGGACTTATGCCATTGATGACATACGGGTTGTCAGGACCACCGGGCCCCTGCATCGATACCATGTCACCGTAACGCCGGATGTCCGGTTCGGCAATAATGAATAGATTCGGATGACTCTTTCCATCACGGACAAGGCCGGGCATCGCTTGATATCTCCGGACTGGTAGTTGAAAAAGATACTTTACTGGAAATTGCATTCACAGTTGAGAATTGATCCGGGAAATTGACGGTTACCGAACGGATTTCCGGAATGCTTTGAAATCCGGGTGAAATTTCAATCCGAACGCCCCAACGGCATCAACTCATGCGGTTGGAGTGTTTTAATTTAAATAAATCGTACAGACGCAATTTATTTTATATGAAGGATTGCTTTTAATGCCCTCATTAATTTTTTGGATCATTTTTTTTGGATTAGATCCATTTGCTCTTGGTAATGTTGTTTCCTGCAAAGCATTGTTTGTTTCTTCTTGACTGACGCAATCAATCTGTTTTAATTATAATAATATATTGCAAAAATCTCACCTGTTACCCGTTACTGATTGAACCCTTTTTAAGACAACAATTGTTTCCATACTTCACTGATCCTTTGGAAGCGGCCGAAGGTGAAATCGCTGTCCGAACGCAAAGAAGCCAGTCATACATATATTCCATTTTACTTTAATCGCAGCACAGAAATGCCTGAACAGGGCAGAAAGGATGCAAACATGCGACGTACTGGATTTATTTTGGCCGTATTGCTGATGGGAATCTGCTGTTGGGCAGAAGCAGGCGAATTGGGGCTTTACGTTGCTGAAGAAGCGTTTCAGGTCGACTATAGCAAAGATATAAGGCTGATGGAAATGGAAGAGAGCAAGCTTTCAGCTGCCTTTTATTTCAACGAAGATCGGGATATTATAATCAATGCCGGGCTGATGTTGCCGGGGTTGCTCAAGGACAGGCTGCCAATACCGCTCTCGTTTTCTGTCGGAGCCAGGGCTTATATCAGCTTGCTTACTGAACCGACGAACAAAGATGTGTTCGTACTGGCTCCAGGCGCTGGCGCCCGGTTTGACATTCCGGTTAATTTCGATATGCCCATGGCCGTCACCGCTGACTTTTTTTACGGGCCATCGATTCTAACCTTTGGTGATGCCGACCAATTACTGGACTTTACCGCTCGATTCGAAGTCACTGTTATCCCTCGTGCAACCGGTTTTATCGGGTATCGCAAATTGCGTTTTGAACTGGACAATATAGGGAACCAGGACTATGAAGACTCTTTTCATATTGGTATGCGCTATCGTTTTTAATTCATCGACTATTTGATCGCAAGATGGGGGGGCAAACCTTGATTTGTGATTTTATATCTATAATTACAAATCAAGGGTGACCCCACGCTCCTTCGGTCTCCTTAACCGTTTTAATTCGTTATTATTCGGCTTTTTTCTTATTTTACCCATTTTGTGGCATACAAATCTGACCTGCGGCTTTCCAGATTTCGAACACTTCCGTGTTGCTGAATCTCTTTGAGAAGATCAAGATCCAAATCAGCCAGCAGCGTCATTTCTGTGTTTGGAGTTGCCTCGGCAGCCACCGCATCATGGGGAAATGCAAAATCAGACGGAGTGAAAATGGCCGCCTGTGAATACTGGATGTCCATGTTTTCAACCTTTGGCAGATTACCAACACTGCCAGTGATGACCACATAGCATTCATTCTCAATAGCCCTGGCCTGCGCGCAACGCCGGACCCTCAGGTAAGCATTTTTTGTATCTGTCCAGTATGGTATCAATAATATTTTCATACCTTTATCGGCAAGAATGCGGGAAAGCTCTGGAAATTCGACATCGAAACAGACAAGGATGCCTATTTTGCCAATATCCGTGTCGAATACCTGCAAATTATCTCCTCCCTGAAACCCCCACCATTCAGATTCGTCCGGCGTAATATGAAGTTTGTATTGCGAATCCCAGGTACCATCACGGCGGCAAAGGAATGAGACGTTGAACAGCTTTTCCTCCTCATACACAGGAAGGCTGCCAGTGACAATATTAATGTTGTGTTTTATTGCCATTTGCAATACGGCATCCCGCAGCTCTTCGGTTACCTCAGCAAGTAAACGCATGGCTATCGCGGGCTCTTTCTGGTCATAATGAGCAAGAAGAGGAGCATTAAACATTTCGGGGAAAAGAAGCAGGTCTGCTTTGTAACCGGATACCGCATCGACAAAAAATTCTACCTGTTGAAGGAGATCATCAACCCCTTTAAATAATCGCATTTGCCACTGAACCGTGGCTATCCGTGCATTTGATTTTCTTCCCCAGATAAACTTCTTCTTGCTTGCATAAAAAATATTATTCCATTCCAATAAAACGGCATAACTTTTCGAACCGCTGTCCTCTGGAATGTAGTTTCGAATCGCTCTTTTGGGGTGAAAATCATTGGACAGCTGAAACGTCAAGACCTGGTCAATGATCTCCCGGTTCTTGACTTTTTCGATGTACTGGTCGGGTGATAACTCCTTAGCATACCTGGCATATCCCGGGATTCTTCCACCAACAATAATCCCTTTTAGATTTAATTTTTCACACAACTCCTTTCGGGCGTCGTAAATCCTCCTCCCAAGCCGCATGCCCCGGTAATCTTTGTGAACAAAAACATCAATTCCGTACAAATAATCTCCTTCAGAGTCATTTTTACTGAACTTTCCATTATCAACAATATCTTCATATGAGTGGTTATCTTCTATTTTCGAGTAATCAACTATAAGGGTCAACGCTGCGCAAACCACTCGACCGTTATCTTCGATACAGATTTGTCCATCCGGAAATAGTGTCAGAAGCCTCGAAATTTCATCTTTACTCCATGCGCCGCCCATTCCTGAATACACCTGCTTCATTATGGCTTCTATATCATTATAGTCGGAAAGCCTCAGGTTCCTGGTTTCAAGTTTATGCTCAACGGGGTCGATGTCCACGATATCTCCTTTTATAAATTCTCATAAATATGTCTGCAGATTATCTGTATGAATCGCTCCGACAGAACCGTTCTCCCCGCCGAATGCCGAAACTGAGGAGCCGGGAAACGATTACAGACAACAAACGAAAAGCCGAAAATATTGGTTAAAAAATGGCTACCAAAAGCGGCACGGCATTTCCCGGTCCCTCTCAAGTGACAGGTTATAAGGGGTTTCTGCGAATAAATTCATTACATTATAATAGTATTCCGACTTTTCATCAGAACCTAATGCGATATCTGCCATCAAGGAAAGCACGAGAGAATTATACTTTTTATCTATAATCCAACCGTTTTCATTAAAGCCGCTTGTGTACATTCCTTTAGGTTTTTTTAAAACGCATTCCTTTAAGCATTTCAAATGCTGAAAGAAAAACAGAAGAAACTATAAGATTTGAGCGAAGAATTTTAGGATTAAGAAAATTTTCCCAAGGTTTTTTCACATCATTATCCATGGTTTTAAGCCTTATAACGCCTGGGGTAACCAGCTGCGCCACCCAAACTTGACGCGTCAGCGCCGCAGCTGTTCTCGCAGCCTGGTTGCCCCCTTCGTCAGCCGTAGCTTCACTTCTCTCCCTAAATGCTACCTGTGCCTCCAACCACTCCAGGCAGGAAAACCGTTTGCATCCCGAAGCACCAGTACCGCGTCTCCCTTTTTGACTTCTGCGGCGATGATGGCCGGCTTGCCCTCAAAGGTGATGCGCGAACCCTTCACTTCAATCTTTTCCTTTGGCTCAATTATCATGTCTTGATTTTCAATGTACCAGCCAGGGCCAAGATGCACAGAGAT includes:
- a CDS encoding YfaZ family outer membrane protein; this encodes MKSLSERKEASHTYIPFYFNRSTEMPEQGRKDANMRRTGFILAVLLMGICCWAEAGELGLYVAEEAFQVDYSKDIRLMEMEESKLSAAFYFNEDRDIIINAGLMLPGLLKDRLPIPLSFSVGARAYISLLTEPTNKDVFVLAPGAGARFDIPVNFDMPMAVTADFFYGPSILTFGDADQLLDFTARFEVTVIPRATGFIGYRKLRFELDNIGNQDYEDSFHIGMRYRF
- a CDS encoding bifunctional GNAT family N-acetyltransferase/carbon-nitrogen hydrolase family protein; the encoded protein is MDIDPVEHKLETRNLRLSDYNDIEAIMKQVYSGMGGAWSKDEISRLLTLFPDGQICIEDNGRVVCAALTLIVDYSKIEDNHSYEDIVDNGKFSKNDSEGDYLYGIDVFVHKDYRGMRLGRRIYDARKELCEKLNLKGIIVGGRIPGYARYAKELSPDQYIEKVKNREIIDQVLTFQLSNDFHPKRAIRNYIPEDSGSKSYAVLLEWNNIFYASKKKFIWGRKSNARIATVQWQMRLFKGVDDLLQQVEFFVDAVSGYKADLLLFPEMFNAPLLAHYDQKEPAIAMRLLAEVTEELRDAVLQMAIKHNINIVTGSLPVYEEEKLFNVSFLCRRDGTWDSQYKLHITPDESEWWGFQGGDNLQVFDTDIGKIGILVCFDVEFPELSRILADKGMKILLIPYWTDTKNAYLRVRRCAQARAIENECYVVITGSVGNLPKVENMDIQYSQAAIFTPSDFAFPHDAVAAEATPNTEMTLLADLDLDLLKEIQQHGSVRNLESRRSDLYATKWVK